The Candidatus Denitrolinea symbiosum DNA window CTCGCCGAGCGAATCGACGTTGCAGACGGTCAGGGTCGGCGGCATACCGCGCGAGAAATCGAGCGGGTTGGCCAGGTCAACGAGGATCTTGCCGTTAAGATCGGAGCGCCGGGGAAATTCGAGAGCGGACAGCGACCCCCTGCCCGCAGTGCAGTTGAACAGGATCTCGCCGAAGGCGGCCGCCTCCGCGAAGGTTCCGTGCGAGGCGAGTTGTCCACGCGACCTGACCCAGGCGCGCGCGTTCTCGTTGGCGGCGGAACGCGAACCCATCATCACGTTATGTCCCAATTCCACCAGCCGCGAGCCGATGGCCTGTCCAACCATGCCAGTCCCTAAAATGCCGATGTTCATAGACGAGCCTCCTTATTCGTTTATATTTTACCAGCCACGTAATCCAGGACGTCAATTTTCGTGAGGATGCCGACCGGTCGGCTGTCTTCCACCACGATCAGCGCGAAGCCCGCGGCGAGCGACGGCATGGCCTGCTCCAGCGAGGTTTCGGGCGGAAAAACCGCGCCCGCGTTCTGCACGAGTTCGTCCATCGGTTCATCGTGACTGTGGCCGGCGTGCCCCGCCAGCATATGATTTAACACGTCCACTTCCTCGATCAAACCGACGAGCGTCCCGTCCGCGCCGACGACGGGCATTTGCGAAATACTGTGCTGGCGCATCACCGTCACCACCCTGCGAATCGAGTCGCCCAACGCGGCGGTCAACAGCATTTTGCCCGGCTTGGCCAGCAGGATATCGCCGAGGGTCATCTCGCCCAGTTCAGTGGACAGGAAACCGAATTCGCGCATCCATTTGTCGTCGTAAAATTTCGAAAGATAGCGCGAGCCCGAATCGGGGAAGACGACCACCGACAGGCGGTCGGCTGGCAACTTGCGGCAATATTTCATCGCGCCCGCCAGCGCCGATCCAGAGGAACCGCCCGCGAAGATGCCCTCCTGGCGCACCAACTGCCGCGCCCACAAAAAGGACTCGCGGTCGCCGGCGCGCACGATCCAATCCACCACCGACAGGTCTGTAGTGGACGGCAAAAAATCCTCGCCGATACCTTCCACTTTATAGGTCTTGGGGTACGCGCCCTCCGGGATCGCGCCCCCGTTCTGCCAGATCTCGGTTAGGATGGAGCCTTCGACGTCCACGCCCACAATCTTGATATTCGGGTTTTTCGACT harbors:
- a CDS encoding NADP oxidoreductase; translation: MNIGILGTGMVGQAIGSRLVELGHNVMMGSRSAANENARAWVRSRGQLASHGTFAEAAAFGEILFNCTAGRGSLSALEFPRRSDLNGKILVDLANPLDFSRGMPPTLTVCNVDSLGEQIQRAHPLLRVVKALNTVNVELMAHPELLHGPHDAFICGNDLEAKAEATRILNEWFGWKSVIDLGDISNSRGLEMALPLWISLQKKLGTNIFNFKIVK
- a CDS encoding cystathionine beta-synthase — encoded protein: MTALSPSNKTRVYDSILGAIGHTPLVRLGRIARELPGPLYAKLEFMNPGGSVKDRVGANIVEQAEKRGELTPGGTIVEATSGNTGVGLAIAAALKGYKTIFVMPDKMSNEKILLLRAYGAKVVITPTAVTPDDPQSYYEVAKRFVRETPNAILANQYHNPDNPKTHEAATGPELWEQTEGRVTDVIIGMGTGGTISGVGRYLKSKNPNIKIVGVDVEGSILTEIWQNGGAIPEGAYPKTYKVEGIGEDFLPSTTDLSVVDWIVRAGDRESFLWARQLVRQEGIFAGGSSGSALAGAMKYCRKLPADRLSVVVFPDSGSRYLSKFYDDKWMREFGFLSTELGEMTLGDILLAKPGKMLLTAALGDSIRRVVTVMRQHSISQMPVVGADGTLVGLIEEVDVLNHMLAGHAGHSHDEPMDELVQNAGAVFPPETSLEQAMPSLAAGFALIVVEDSRPVGILTKIDVLDYVAGKI